One Neovison vison isolate M4711 chromosome 2, ASM_NN_V1, whole genome shotgun sequence genomic window carries:
- the ACTRT2 gene encoding actin-related protein T2, whose product MFNPHALESPAVIFDNGSGLCKAGLSGEIGPRHVISSVVGYPKFKVPSAGASQKKYFVGEEAVHKREALQLRHPIERGLVTRWEDMERLCKHLFEWELGVKASDRPVLMTEPSLNPREAREKMATMMFENFNVPAFYLSDQAVLALYASACVTGLVVDSGDGVTCTVPIFEGYSLPHAVTKLYVAGRDITEHLTRLLLASGRSFPCVLDKALVDDIKEKLCYVALEPEKELSRRPEEVLREYKLPDGNVIYVGDQLHQAPEALFTPEQLGVQNPGLSKMVSCSITKCDADIQKTLFGEIVLSGGTTLFQGLDDRLLRELEQLASKGTPIKITAPPDRWFSTWIGASIVTSLSSFKQMWVTSADFKEFGASVVQRRCF is encoded by the coding sequence ATGTTTAATCCGCACGCGTTGGAGTCTCCCGCTGTGATTTTTGACAACGGCTCCGGGCTCTGCAAAGCGGGCCTCTCTGGAGAGATCGGGCCCCGCCACGTCATCAGCTCCGTGGTGGGGTACCCCAAGTTCAAGGTGCCCTCGGCCGGGGCCAGCCAGAAGAAGTACTTCGTGGGGGAAGAGGCCGTGCACAAGCGGGAGGCCCTGCAGCTGCGCCACCCCATCGAGCGGGGCTTGGTCACCCGTTGGGAGGACATGGAGAGGCTCTGCAAACACCTGTTCGAGTGGGAGCTGGGGGTGAAGGCCAGCGACCGGCCCGTGCTCATGACGGAGCCCTCCCTGAACCCCAGGGAGGCCCGGGAGAAGATGGCCACGATGATGTTTGAGAACTTCAACGTGCCGGCCTTCTACCTGTCGGACCAGGCCGTGCTGGCCCTCTACGCCTCCGCCTGCGTCACGGGCCTGGTGGTGGACAGCGGGGATGGGGTCACTTGCACCGTCCCCATCTTCGAAGGGTACTCCCTGCCTCACGCCGTCACCAAGCTCTACGTGGCGGGAAGGGACATCACAGAGCACCTCACGCGGCTGCTGCTGGCGAGCGGGCGGTCCTTCCCGTGCGTGCTGGACAAGGCCCTGGTGGACGACATCAAGGAGAAGCTGTGCTATGTGGCCCTGGAGCCCGAGAAGGAGCTGTCGCGGAGGCCGGAGGAGGTCCTCAGAGAGTACAAGCTGCCGGACGGGAACGTCATCTACGTCGGGGACCAGCTGCACCAGGCCCCCGAGGCCCTGTTCACGCCCGAGCAGCTGGGCGTCCAGAACCCGGGCCTCTCAAAGATGGTCTCCTGCAGCATCACCAAGTGTGATGCGGACATCCAGAAGACCCTTTTTGGGGAGATCGTGTTGTCCGGGGGCACCACTCTGTTCCAGGGCCTCGATGACCGTCTTCTGAGGGAGCTGGAGCAGCTTGCTTCCAAAGGGACCCCCATCAAGATCACGGCCCCCCCGGACAGGTGGTTCTCCACGTGGATCGGGGCCTCCATCGTCACCTCCCTGAGCAGCTTCAAGCAGATGTGGGTCACCTCCGCCGATTTCAAAGAGTTCGGGGCATCCGTGGTTCAGAGAAGGTGCTTCTGA